In Candidatus Nitronauta litoralis, one DNA window encodes the following:
- a CDS encoding type II toxin-antitoxin system MqsA family antitoxin — protein MIKRGGAQKSNDELSPERIRAIRESLGLSQDVAGEILGGGPRAFTKYEAGSIKPAAAVINLLKILEVNPKALETLTGNETKPKKISGRSPFEVKGKHVEELSADQLVNLTRRLLAAEAFSYSLPSPTIHVPENINAPDGGEDARIKWEGSPEKTLYLSCRLNQFQMKSGKIENKKAGKEVINKKGQIKEMVRSVLEAGGTYTLLCAHGYVHQETQKKETAIRKTLTEAGLSFKDHQVRFFDSSMIADWVNTHPSVAIWLLEKTEISSIGNFRSLEYWSNSPEHSIEFFEDSRLKEVQSKLLPSIIKPKNGMRVHGPSGTGKSRLILEALRGEVIIDGTSSTSIKDLALYVDEQSAGTHSIKHAIQNLADSSTRAIVVVDSCDVQTHRHLLNLIQREESKLSLITIDDEPPFIEKDDTVLVGPADKLVIDKILKTVAPNLRDEDQRRFVKFSQGFPRVATLLGESWTNEKPILDAFSEIAKIIIIGREKFEPDLLLYGAQLLSIFGVLYESEIEVVADLSSRLDAEGLRSAIYKLEARGIVQKKGKALLIQPRPVALCLAELKWSEWGRDEWEDMIAGPLSEELKKRAFSQLALLNTTDLGIQIGKYLLRAGGPLDSIENLSKTGAAEIFSCLAEVDAEAAVSLLERSLGRVSPQKIKILDGDARRHIVWALQKISFCTEVFERGAKIMLDLAINESESWDNYATGNFKSFFPVHLGNTEGNAEMRFRVIDDALNTDNESQLLMVVEALISGSETDFFSRGVGAETHGTRPVKEPWRPNTGEEFVNYIEGCCNRLIDLSKRKDEVGAAAKQGLGNKFRYLANKQFLKVVKRAVEEVVSVHGAYWPEAYESLGDVLVHDIEGHSAEYIKEIQAILKTFTPKSLEDRLRILVIEMPWDYPCDEKLSFEQREKKQKEAVEDLVGDYLKTPEDLKKALAKINCLPKEKRRGQLRMAWVFGYQISRKSENPEKWLNLITKSLLDIKAEDRDFDLLAGYLRGLYQKNPQAVEEFKLNASGSADFAPALPSICLRIGIQAEDIPMVSGALKAELITPWHLMQWSCGGVLAELSPADVSPLFDLLITISEEGFCVAMDLLGMYAYGRPEILEEFIPQIKLAAENSGLKSKDGHRSQMDEHHFQDIMKWILRKGRGNVDARSIASILSNQLVNLVNNGNERLIKPLVPLLLSDFPEISWQIIGPAITSDIRVAWKFEHLLGDKYSFRESKNPPILSLPEETLFSWCQANKKTAPSLVAAIVPVLTTQNPKETDIEVHPVMRKLLDEFGDQKEVLEGIERNIFTYGWSGSRTTYFQLYLIPFKELKDHPRKEVRFWAERMINILRHQKNQARDEDEEQEAFWSV, from the coding sequence ATGATTAAAAGGGGTGGGGCTCAAAAATCGAACGACGAATTATCTCCAGAGCGAATCCGGGCAATTCGTGAATCCCTCGGTCTTTCTCAAGATGTAGCTGGAGAAATTCTTGGTGGAGGCCCCAGAGCTTTCACAAAGTATGAGGCAGGTTCTATTAAGCCCGCTGCTGCCGTTATTAATCTTTTGAAGATTCTAGAGGTCAATCCAAAAGCCTTGGAAACCTTAACTGGCAATGAAACCAAACCAAAGAAAATAAGTGGACGATCTCCCTTCGAAGTTAAGGGTAAGCATGTTGAAGAGTTATCTGCTGACCAATTGGTAAATTTGACAAGACGATTATTGGCGGCGGAGGCCTTTTCCTATTCTCTTCCTTCACCAACTATTCATGTACCGGAAAATATAAACGCCCCAGATGGAGGGGAAGACGCACGGATTAAATGGGAAGGAAGCCCAGAAAAAACTCTATACCTCTCCTGCCGTTTAAATCAATTTCAAATGAAGTCAGGGAAAATAGAAAACAAAAAGGCAGGCAAAGAGGTAATAAATAAAAAAGGCCAAATCAAAGAGATGGTTCGTTCTGTTTTGGAGGCGGGCGGAACCTACACTCTGCTTTGCGCGCATGGGTATGTCCACCAGGAAACTCAAAAAAAAGAAACTGCAATTAGAAAGACTCTAACTGAGGCTGGTTTGTCATTTAAAGATCACCAAGTTCGATTTTTTGATTCCAGCATGATTGCTGATTGGGTAAATACACATCCTTCTGTAGCCATATGGCTACTGGAGAAAACGGAAATCAGTTCTATTGGAAATTTTCGGTCCTTGGAGTATTGGAGTAATAGTCCAGAACATAGTATTGAATTTTTCGAGGACTCAAGGCTGAAAGAGGTACAAAGTAAGCTCCTTCCATCAATAATAAAACCAAAAAATGGAATGAGGGTTCATGGCCCTTCGGGAACTGGAAAATCGCGACTTATATTGGAGGCTTTAAGAGGCGAAGTAATAATTGACGGCACTAGCTCAACTTCAATAAAAGATTTAGCCCTTTATGTAGATGAGCAATCAGCAGGTACACATTCAATTAAACACGCAATACAGAACCTTGCTGATTCATCTACACGAGCCATAGTTGTTGTAGATAGTTGCGATGTGCAGACCCATCGTCATTTGTTAAACCTGATTCAAAGAGAAGAAAGCAAACTATCCCTCATCACCATTGATGATGAACCTCCTTTTATAGAGAAGGATGATACGGTCCTTGTGGGCCCGGCAGATAAGTTAGTAATTGATAAAATTCTAAAAACGGTAGCTCCAAATTTACGGGACGAAGACCAAAGAAGGTTTGTAAAGTTTTCTCAGGGTTTCCCCAGAGTCGCAACTTTACTGGGGGAGTCTTGGACAAATGAGAAGCCAATTTTAGATGCATTTAGTGAAATTGCGAAAATAATTATTATAGGCCGGGAAAAATTTGAGCCCGATCTCCTTTTGTATGGCGCTCAACTTCTGAGTATTTTTGGTGTGTTATATGAAAGTGAAATTGAGGTTGTGGCTGATTTAAGTTCACGTTTGGATGCCGAAGGTCTTCGTTCTGCAATTTATAAATTAGAGGCGCGTGGTATTGTTCAAAAAAAAGGCAAAGCTTTATTGATTCAACCCCGCCCTGTTGCATTGTGTCTTGCTGAATTGAAGTGGTCTGAGTGGGGGAGAGACGAATGGGAAGACATGATAGCTGGGCCATTATCTGAAGAATTAAAAAAAAGGGCATTTAGCCAATTGGCTCTTCTGAACACAACGGATCTGGGTATACAGATTGGAAAGTATTTGTTAAGGGCGGGTGGGCCCTTAGATTCCATAGAAAATCTATCTAAAACTGGAGCAGCGGAAATCTTTTCATGTTTGGCAGAGGTAGATGCTGAAGCTGCAGTTTCACTCCTTGAAAGATCTTTAGGAAGAGTGTCTCCTCAAAAAATCAAAATTTTAGATGGGGATGCCCGAAGACATATTGTGTGGGCTCTCCAAAAAATTAGTTTCTGCACAGAAGTTTTTGAAAGAGGTGCCAAGATTATGTTGGACTTGGCAATAAATGAAAGTGAAAGTTGGGACAATTATGCTACAGGAAATTTTAAGTCCTTTTTCCCTGTTCATTTAGGAAATACGGAGGGAAATGCTGAAATGCGTTTTCGCGTCATTGATGATGCGCTTAACACAGATAATGAAAGCCAGCTTCTCATGGTTGTGGAAGCACTTATTTCAGGTTCTGAAACGGATTTTTTTTCTAGGGGAGTTGGAGCGGAAACACATGGGACCCGTCCTGTGAAAGAGCCTTGGCGTCCAAATACAGGGGAAGAATTTGTAAATTATATTGAAGGCTGTTGTAACCGGCTCATTGATTTATCTAAAAGAAAAGATGAAGTTGGAGCCGCTGCAAAACAAGGATTGGGAAATAAATTTCGATATTTAGCAAATAAGCAGTTCCTTAAAGTAGTGAAAAGGGCTGTAGAGGAAGTTGTTTCGGTTCATGGGGCATACTGGCCTGAAGCATATGAGAGCTTGGGAGATGTTCTTGTTCACGATATCGAAGGGCATTCAGCCGAATATATTAAGGAAATACAAGCTATCCTAAAAACTTTCACCCCCAAATCTTTAGAAGACCGCCTTCGTATCCTAGTAATAGAAATGCCATGGGATTACCCTTGCGATGAAAAGCTTAGCTTTGAACAAAGGGAAAAAAAGCAAAAAGAGGCTGTTGAAGATCTTGTAGGCGATTATCTCAAGACCCCCGAAGATTTGAAAAAAGCATTAGCAAAGATCAATTGTCTGCCAAAAGAAAAACGCCGAGGCCAATTACGAATGGCTTGGGTTTTTGGCTATCAAATTTCCAGAAAGTCTGAAAACCCTGAAAAGTGGCTTAATTTGATCACTAAAAGTTTGCTCGATATTAAAGCTGAGGACAGAGATTTTGATCTATTAGCAGGCTATTTACGGGGGCTATACCAGAAAAATCCTCAAGCCGTTGAAGAATTTAAACTGAATGCATCGGGTTCCGCAGATTTTGCCCCCGCTTTGCCGTCTATTTGTTTGAGAATTGGAATTCAAGCGGAAGATATTCCTATGGTTTCTGGCGCTTTGAAAGCTGAGTTGATTACCCCTTGGCATCTAATGCAATGGAGCTGCGGGGGCGTTTTGGCAGAATTATCGCCTGCGGATGTGTCACCCCTATTTGATCTGTTAATCACAATAAGTGAAGAGGGATTTTGTGTCGCAATGGATCTCCTGGGAATGTATGCCTACGGTAGGCCTGAAATTTTAGAAGAGTTTATCCCGCAGATCAAACTGGCCGCAGAAAATTCTGGATTAAAATCAAAAGATGGACATAGGTCTCAAATGGACGAGCACCATTTCCAGGATATTATGAAATGGATATTGCGAAAAGGTAGGGGAAATGTGGATGCTAGATCAATTGCGTCCATTCTGTCGAATCAGCTTGTTAATTTGGTAAATAATGGAAATGAAAGGTTGATCAAACCATTGGTGCCTTTGCTGCTCTCAGATTTTCCTGAAATTTCGTGGCAAATTATTGGCCCGGCCATAACTTCAGATATAAGAGTGGCGTGGAAATTTGAACACCTGCTAGGGGATAAATATTCATTTCGAGAAAGTAAGAACCCTCCAATCTTAAGTCTCCCAGAAGAAACTCTTTTTTCCTGGTGCCAAGCAAACAAAAAAACAGCACCGAGCCTTGTTGCCGCAATTGTCCCAGTCCTTACAACCCAAAACCCTAAGGAAACAGATATCGAAGTTCATCCAGTCATGAGAAAGCTCTTAGATGAATTTGGAGATCAGAAAGAAGTATTGGAAGGTATAGAAAGAAATATTTTCACTTATGGTTGGAGTGGTTCAAGGACTACCTATTTCCAGCTTTATTTAATTCCATTTAAAGAACTAAAGGACCACCCAAGGAAAGAGGTTCGTTTTTGGGCTGAGAGGATGATAAATATCTTGAGGCATCAAAAAAACCAAGCGCGGGATGAAGACGAGGAGCAGGAAGCTTTTTGGTCTGTCTGA
- the recR gene encoding recombination protein RecR, with the protein MKRPSALTDLIQELKRLPGIGQKTAERLSFFILRGEKMRADKLSTAITNVKEKIVLCTECHGITERNPCDICTDDKRDRSLICVVEEPYDVYVLENVGEFKGVYHVLMGVISPLDGIGPGELTLDALKTRVDTGAVKEIILATNPDLEGEATAIYIAKMFKENAVKLSRIARGVPVGGDIEYADTVTLQKALEGRTDMG; encoded by the coding sequence TTGAAACGTCCTAGTGCACTAACCGATTTAATTCAGGAACTCAAGCGCCTGCCCGGCATAGGTCAGAAGACCGCCGAGCGGTTGTCGTTCTTCATCCTGCGCGGGGAAAAAATGCGCGCCGATAAATTGTCGACCGCCATCACCAATGTAAAAGAAAAAATTGTGCTGTGTACCGAGTGCCACGGCATCACCGAGCGCAATCCGTGTGACATATGCACCGATGACAAACGCGACCGCAGTCTCATTTGCGTCGTTGAAGAGCCGTACGATGTTTACGTTCTGGAAAACGTTGGCGAGTTCAAAGGGGTGTACCACGTGCTGATGGGAGTGATATCGCCACTGGATGGCATCGGACCAGGAGAGCTGACACTCGATGCCCTGAAAACACGGGTCGATACCGGTGCCGTGAAAGAAATTATTCTGGCGACCAATCCGGATCTGGAAGGCGAGGCCACCGCGATTTATATCGCCAAAATGTTCAAGGAAAACGCCGTAAAACTGAGCAGGATCGCGCGCGGTGTCCCGGTCGGAGGCGATATTGAATACGCTGACACCGTCACCCTGCAAAAAGCCCTGGAAGGTCGCACGGATATGGGGTAG
- a CDS encoding YbaB/EbfC family nucleoid-associated protein, translated as MFDKFGGMLQQFKDMQSKFGEVQDKLREKRIEASTGGGMVKVTANGLNEILSVQIDEELINMQDRAILEELTAGAMNEVTRQAKALFAEEVSQLTGGIKIPGLFG; from the coding sequence ATGTTCGATAAATTCGGTGGAATGTTACAGCAGTTTAAAGACATGCAGTCCAAGTTTGGAGAGGTCCAGGACAAACTGCGGGAAAAGCGGATAGAAGCCTCTACCGGCGGAGGAATGGTGAAAGTGACAGCCAATGGACTCAATGAAATTCTGTCGGTGCAGATCGACGAGGAACTGATCAACATGCAGGACCGTGCCATCCTGGAAGAACTGACCGCCGGCGCAATGAATGAAGTCACCAGACAGGCGAAAGCGCTCTTTGCCGAAGAGGTTTCGCAACTGACAGGCGGCATCAAAATCCCCGGTCTGTTCGGTTAA
- the dnaX gene encoding DNA polymerase III subunit gamma/tau codes for MKFQASARKWRPQKFSQLIGQEHIVRTLKNAIELDRIAQAYLFSGTRGVGKTTSARLLAKALNCEQGPTPEPCDICTHCVEIRDGHSVDVLEIDGASNNGVAEARELIDNVQYSTSSCRYKVYIIDEVHMLSKSAFNALLKTLEEPPPGVVFIFATTEMNKIPETILSRCQHFEFKPLSHQQIMDQLQLICDQEEIKIDPGSLEEVAKNGAGSMRDAQSLLDQVIAFSGKSIDAGSVQQVLGIVGQDALIQFFDMILSKDGPALMQTVHNTTLEGKDLGLLCRDLLEYLRNLMIVKVAKESSALLDQKSCDIEALTRQAEAIHLDELQQMFQALSRAEMDMKRSSLPRTVFEMALIRMLDVRPFQNIDAMIDQINTMQPTAPASNHPVPAASPGPTAAPASAPAASSNTASNTASSPAPASPASAPVAGGGQNKWEQIKARAGEAKRIFATYLAQAEVLELSDECLHLAFPDPFTQGQADKDENKALLKEIAEAVMGSPSVKIKLDCRPASTPTPAQSDPASGKGSGSDKKKESPTEQQILQDAVEILGGTIIG; via the coding sequence ATGAAATTTCAAGCCTCTGCACGGAAATGGCGACCGCAGAAATTTTCCCAGCTCATCGGGCAGGAACATATTGTCCGCACGCTGAAGAATGCGATCGAACTCGACCGCATTGCACAGGCCTATCTTTTTTCGGGAACGCGTGGAGTGGGCAAAACAACGTCCGCCCGCCTCCTCGCCAAAGCCCTCAACTGTGAACAGGGTCCAACACCGGAACCCTGCGATATCTGCACCCATTGCGTGGAAATCCGGGACGGCCACAGTGTCGATGTTCTTGAAATCGACGGCGCTTCCAACAATGGTGTAGCCGAAGCGCGTGAATTGATCGATAACGTTCAATACAGCACATCGTCCTGCCGCTACAAGGTTTACATCATCGATGAAGTGCACATGCTGTCGAAGAGTGCGTTCAATGCCCTGCTCAAAACTCTGGAGGAACCGCCGCCGGGTGTGGTGTTTATTTTCGCGACCACCGAGATGAACAAGATTCCGGAAACGATTTTGAGCCGCTGCCAGCATTTCGAATTTAAGCCACTGTCGCATCAGCAGATCATGGACCAGTTGCAATTGATCTGTGACCAGGAAGAAATAAAAATCGATCCCGGCAGCCTGGAAGAGGTTGCCAAAAACGGGGCCGGCAGTATGCGCGATGCGCAAAGCCTGCTCGATCAGGTGATCGCCTTCAGTGGTAAGTCCATCGATGCGGGTTCCGTGCAACAGGTGCTCGGGATTGTCGGACAGGACGCGCTGATTCAATTTTTCGATATGATTTTGTCCAAGGATGGCCCGGCGCTGATGCAAACGGTGCATAACACCACGCTGGAGGGGAAAGATCTCGGTCTGCTCTGTCGAGATCTTCTGGAGTACCTGCGAAATCTAATGATCGTCAAGGTGGCGAAAGAGTCGAGTGCATTACTGGATCAGAAAAGTTGCGACATCGAAGCGTTGACCCGGCAGGCGGAAGCGATTCATCTGGATGAGTTGCAGCAGATGTTCCAGGCGCTGTCGCGTGCGGAAATGGACATGAAACGCAGCTCTCTACCCCGTACGGTTTTTGAAATGGCACTGATTAGAATGCTGGACGTAAGGCCTTTTCAAAATATCGACGCCATGATTGATCAGATCAATACGATGCAGCCGACAGCGCCAGCAAGTAACCACCCGGTACCTGCTGCCAGCCCGGGACCCACGGCCGCTCCGGCATCGGCACCTGCCGCATCATCTAATACAGCATCCAATACCGCATCGAGCCCAGCGCCTGCAAGCCCCGCATCAGCACCAGTAGCAGGTGGTGGCCAAAATAAGTGGGAGCAGATCAAGGCGCGCGCGGGTGAAGCCAAGCGCATCTTCGCCACCTATCTTGCGCAGGCTGAGGTCCTGGAGCTCAGTGACGAATGTCTGCATCTGGCGTTTCCGGATCCGTTCACGCAGGGACAGGCGGATAAAGATGAGAACAAGGCCTTGCTGAAAGAAATTGCGGAAGCGGTTATGGGCAGCCCTTCTGTTAAAATCAAACTGGACTGTAGACCCGCGTCTACTCCAACACCGGCTCAGTCAGATCCAGCCAGTGGAAAAGGCAGTGGATCAGATAAAAAAAAAGAAAGTCCGACTGAACAACAGATTTTACAGGACGCCGTTGAAATTCTGGGAGGCACCATCATCGGTTAA
- the serS gene encoding serine--tRNA ligase, which translates to MLDIKKIRENPEEFRDLLKKRGTGVAEEIELLLEKDRKRREGIQHAEQLKNKKKTLSQEVGKLKQKGEDATSLMEEVKQINEEIKRYDDTAEENEQALQEHLLAIPNTPHDSVPKGENEDANELVREWGTPGKFDFEVRNHVELGEALDILDQKRAVKISASRFAVFKKEGARLLRALIQFMLDVQTEENGYGEISPPFLVNRESMIGTGQFPKFEEDQFRLADDPLFLIPTAEVPLTNLHRDEILEEDSLPLCYAAYTACFRREAGSYGKDTQGIIRQHQFDKVELVKFCKPENSFEELEKLVKDAESILQKLDLPYRVMNLCTGDLGFSSTKTYDLEVWLPSQKMYREISSCSNFVDYQARRAKIRFRRGGAKGKPELVHTLNGSGLAAGRLWVAVLENYQQEDGSIQIPAPLQSYMGGREKIGPA; encoded by the coding sequence ATGCTGGATATAAAAAAAATCAGGGAAAACCCGGAAGAGTTCCGCGATCTGCTCAAAAAACGCGGGACTGGGGTTGCTGAAGAAATTGAACTGCTTCTCGAAAAAGACCGGAAGCGTCGTGAAGGGATCCAGCATGCGGAGCAGTTAAAAAACAAGAAAAAGACACTTTCACAAGAGGTAGGAAAGCTCAAACAAAAAGGCGAAGACGCGACTTCTCTTATGGAAGAGGTCAAGCAGATCAACGAAGAGATCAAACGCTACGATGATACCGCCGAGGAGAATGAGCAGGCACTGCAGGAGCATCTACTGGCGATCCCCAACACGCCACATGATTCTGTTCCCAAGGGGGAAAACGAAGACGCAAATGAACTGGTGCGGGAATGGGGAACCCCGGGGAAATTTGATTTTGAAGTACGCAACCATGTCGAGCTGGGTGAAGCCCTCGACATTCTGGATCAAAAACGTGCGGTAAAAATTTCTGCTTCGAGGTTTGCAGTTTTCAAAAAGGAAGGTGCCAGACTGCTTCGTGCATTGATCCAGTTCATGCTGGATGTGCAGACGGAGGAGAACGGTTATGGTGAAATATCTCCTCCCTTTCTGGTCAATCGGGAATCCATGATAGGGACCGGTCAGTTTCCAAAGTTCGAGGAGGATCAGTTCAGGCTGGCCGACGACCCGCTGTTTCTTATTCCAACAGCAGAAGTCCCGTTGACCAACCTGCACCGCGATGAAATTCTGGAAGAAGACAGCCTGCCCCTTTGTTACGCGGCTTATACAGCCTGCTTCCGGCGTGAGGCCGGTTCATATGGAAAGGACACACAGGGGATCATCCGGCAACACCAGTTCGATAAGGTCGAACTCGTAAAATTTTGCAAACCGGAAAACTCTTTTGAAGAACTTGAAAAACTGGTTAAGGATGCTGAGTCAATTTTACAAAAACTGGACCTGCCCTACCGCGTGATGAACCTGTGCACGGGCGACCTGGGGTTTTCATCCACCAAGACCTATGATCTCGAAGTCTGGCTGCCGAGCCAGAAGATGTATCGGGAAATATCGTCCTGCAGCAATTTTGTGGATTACCAGGCGAGACGTGCGAAAATCCGGTTCCGGCGTGGTGGCGCCAAAGGCAAGCCAGAGCTGGTTCACACTCTTAATGGATCGGGTCTTGCGGCAGGCCGATTATGGGTCGCTGTGCTGGAAAATTACCAGCAGGAAGATGGATCGATCCAGATCCCTGCCCCTTTGCAGAGCTATATGGGCGGTCGCGAAAAGATTGGACCAGCCTGA
- a CDS encoding tetratricopeptide repeat protein, protein MKLCWPRKPGIWLVCLMALLLSACQDSKVEKLLNQANEEWVGGRNHSAVEQFKSVLEIAPTGVYAEEALFRLGEINLYGLNDHIQAINYFKEVVQENPRGPFRYDAQKYIAEIVETNFKDYDQAIIEYQNLIDRNQVPEDNPEHQFKIATLFIKKQSYDQAVVEFELLLEKYPESDWSAQAQYKIVELYYTLGKCEVARERYQQFVKKKPKNPFKGEMDFVMASCLEDEGKLQVAYKSFKALEGKYKYPAMVKMKLEGLEGRIKKSKQPKSRKSRKKRKSRRQR, encoded by the coding sequence ATGAAACTATGTTGGCCCCGCAAGCCAGGGATTTGGCTGGTTTGTCTGATGGCCCTCCTGTTGAGTGCCTGTCAGGATTCCAAAGTAGAAAAACTTCTCAACCAGGCCAATGAAGAGTGGGTGGGGGGTCGCAACCACAGCGCAGTTGAGCAGTTTAAATCAGTTCTTGAGATTGCTCCCACCGGCGTATATGCAGAAGAAGCGTTGTTTCGCCTGGGGGAGATCAACCTGTACGGGTTGAACGACCACATCCAGGCTATCAACTATTTTAAAGAGGTGGTGCAGGAGAATCCGCGCGGCCCTTTCCGCTATGATGCGCAGAAATACATCGCGGAAATTGTGGAAACCAATTTCAAGGATTACGATCAGGCCATCATCGAATACCAGAACCTGATCGATCGCAACCAGGTCCCTGAAGATAATCCTGAACATCAGTTCAAAATTGCCACGCTGTTCATCAAGAAGCAAAGTTACGATCAGGCAGTAGTGGAGTTTGAATTGCTGCTCGAAAAATATCCTGAATCCGACTGGTCGGCTCAGGCCCAATATAAAATTGTTGAGTTGTATTACACCCTGGGTAAATGCGAGGTTGCCCGGGAGCGCTACCAGCAGTTTGTAAAAAAGAAGCCCAAAAACCCCTTCAAAGGCGAGATGGATTTTGTGATGGCCTCCTGCCTTGAAGATGAGGGCAAGCTGCAGGTTGCCTATAAAAGTTTTAAAGCCCTGGAGGGTAAATATAAATACCCGGCCATGGTGAAAATGAAACTGGAAGGACTTGAAGGGCGCATCAAAAAAAGCAAGCAGCCCAAGTCGAGAAAATCACGGAAGAAAAGAAAGTCACGGAGACAACGTTAA